A region from the Gossypium hirsutum isolate 1008001.06 chromosome A08, Gossypium_hirsutum_v2.1, whole genome shotgun sequence genome encodes:
- the LOC121204907 gene encoding pto-interacting protein 1 yields MSCFGCCEEDNIHNATDNGGQYMVKNSAGNVGGYHTSETASKSAQTVKVQPIEVPAILADELKEITDNYGNDALIGEGSYGRVYYGVLKSGEAAAIKKLDASKQPDDEFLAQVSMVSRLKHENFVQLLGYCVDGSSRILAYEFASNGSLHDILHGRKGVKGAQPGPVLTWAQRVKIAVGAAKGLEYLHEKADPHIIHRDIKSSNVLIFDDDVAKIADFDLSNQAPDMAARLHSTRVLGTFGYHAPEYAMTGQLNAKSDVYSFGVVLLELLTGRKPVDHTLPRGQQSLVTWATPRLSEDKVRQCVDQRLGGDYPPKAVAKMAAVAALCVQYEADFRPNMSIVVKALQPLLNARPGPAGETPST; encoded by the exons ATGAGTTGTTTTGGCTGTTGTGAAGAAGATAATATCCACAATGCCACAGACAATGGAGGCCAATACATGGTTAAAAACTCAGCAG GAAATGTTGGGGGTTACCATACATCTGAAACTGCATCGAAGAGTGCTCAAACTGTGAAGGTTCAGCCTATTGAAGTCCCTGCTATTCTGgcagatgaattgaaggaaatcaCAGATAACTATGGTAACGATGCTTTGATTGGAGAAGGTTCATATGGTCGAGTTTATTATGGAGTTCTTAAAAGCGGAGAGGCTGCAGCGATAAAAAAGTTAGATGCCAGCAAGCAACCAGATGATGAATTTTTAGCCCAG GTTTCCATGGTATCAAGGTTGAAGCATGAAAACTTTGTTCAGTTGCTTGGTTATTGTGTTGATGGGAGTTCTCGTATACTTGCCTATGAGTTTGCTTCTAATGGTTCACTGCATGATATTCTCCACG GGAGAAAAGGTGTTAAGGGAGCTCAGCCAGGCCCTGTTCTGACATGGGCACAAAGAGTGAAAATTGCTGTAGGAGCTGCAAAAGGGCTTGAGTACTTGCATGAGAAGGCTGATCCTCACATCATTCATCGTGACATAAAGTCTAGCAATGTGCTCATATTTGATGATGATGTGGCAAAGATTGCAGATTTTGATTTATCTAATCAGGCTCCTGATATGGCAGCCCGTCTTCATTCCACTCGTGTACTTGGAACCTTTGGTTATCATGCTCCTGA ATACGCGATGACTGGGCAATTAAATGCCAAGAGTGATGTATACAGCTTTGGTGTTGTGCTGCTGGAGCTTTTGACTGGAAGAAAACCTGTTGATCATACTTTACCCCGTGGACAGCAAAGCCTAGTGACATGG GCTACACCAAGACTTAGTGAAGACAAGGTTAGGCAGTGTGTTGATCAAAGACTAGGAGGAGATTATCCTCCCAAGGCCGTCGCCAAG ATGGCTGCAGTTGCTGCATTATGCGTGCAATATGAAGCTGATTTTAGGCCAAATATGAGCATCGTTGTCAAAGCTCTTCAGCCACTGTTGAATGCCCGGCCTGGACCTGCCGGTGAAACACCAAGCACATAA